One Cellulomonas sp. Y8 DNA segment encodes these proteins:
- the hisC gene encoding histidinol-phosphate transaminase, whose translation MKHVPLRPALASLPPYVPGARVPVGAAAFKLSSNENPYPPLPSVVAAIADGAVDVNRYPDMYATDLVEAVADHLGVQADQVVAGCGSVAVLGHVLAAFCDAGDEVVHPWRSFEAYPIAVTLAGATGVPVPVGADGRLDLPALAAAVTERTRVVLVCTPNNPTGPAVHADELDAFLAAVPRDVLVVLDEAYVEFVRDPQAPDGLAVLAAHPNVVLLRTFSKAYGLAGLRVGYAVADARLAAGIRAASTPFGVSHLAQLAGVASLRARDELLERVDGIVRERTRLLAGLREHGWDVPDSQANFVWLALGDGTARFAEAATAAGVLVRPFAGDGVRISVGEPEATDVVLRVARDLRH comes from the coding sequence GTGAAGCACGTGCCCCTGCGCCCCGCCCTCGCGAGCCTGCCCCCGTACGTCCCGGGCGCCCGCGTCCCCGTCGGCGCGGCCGCGTTCAAGCTGTCGTCGAACGAGAACCCGTACCCGCCGCTGCCGTCGGTGGTGGCGGCGATCGCGGACGGCGCGGTGGACGTGAACCGGTACCCGGACATGTACGCCACCGACCTCGTCGAGGCGGTCGCGGACCACCTGGGCGTGCAGGCCGACCAGGTGGTCGCGGGCTGCGGCTCCGTGGCGGTGCTGGGCCACGTGCTCGCGGCGTTCTGCGACGCGGGCGACGAGGTGGTGCACCCCTGGCGGTCGTTCGAGGCGTACCCGATCGCGGTGACCCTCGCGGGCGCGACGGGCGTCCCGGTGCCGGTCGGGGCTGACGGCCGGCTGGACCTGCCGGCGCTCGCGGCCGCGGTGACGGAGCGGACCCGCGTGGTGCTGGTGTGCACGCCGAACAACCCGACCGGGCCCGCCGTGCACGCCGACGAGCTCGACGCGTTCCTGGCCGCCGTGCCGCGGGACGTGCTCGTGGTGCTCGACGAGGCGTACGTGGAGTTCGTGCGCGACCCGCAGGCCCCGGACGGGCTAGCCGTGCTGGCCGCGCACCCGAACGTCGTCCTGCTGCGGACGTTCTCGAAGGCCTACGGCCTGGCGGGGCTGCGGGTCGGCTACGCGGTCGCCGACGCCCGCCTCGCCGCGGGCATCCGCGCGGCGTCGACCCCGTTCGGGGTGTCCCACCTGGCCCAGCTCGCGGGCGTGGCGTCGCTGCGCGCGCGGGACGAGCTCCTCGAGCGCGTGGACGGGATCGTGCGGGAGCGGACCCGGCTGCTGGCCGGCCTGCGCGAGCACGGCTGGGACGTCCCGGACAGCCAGGCGAACTTCGTGTGGCTGGCGCTCGGCGACGGCACCGCGCGGTTCGCCGAGGCGGCGACGGCGGCGGGTGTGCTCGTGCGGCCGTTCGCCGGCGACGGCGTCCGGATCAGCGTCGGCGAGCCCGAGGCGACCGACGTCGTCCTGCGGGTCGCGCGCGACCTTCGTCACTGA
- a CDS encoding PPOX class F420-dependent oxidoreductase — protein MARSVATNTTVDLPELLDFVRTRHHLLLATSRRDGRPQISPVSGGVDDQGRIVISTYPGRAKTVNAERDPRVSVLVLSDDWDDAWVQVDGDAEVLHMPEAEDALVDYYRCIAGEHPDWDEYRAAMRVQGKSLIRVTPTRWGPVATGGFPAEVAERLDG, from the coding sequence ATGGCCCGCTCCGTCGCGACGAACACGACCGTCGACCTGCCCGAGCTGCTGGACTTCGTCCGCACCCGGCACCACCTGCTGCTCGCCACGTCGCGGCGCGACGGCCGCCCGCAGATCTCCCCGGTGAGCGGCGGCGTCGACGACCAGGGCCGCATCGTCATCTCGACCTACCCCGGCCGCGCCAAGACGGTGAACGCCGAGCGCGACCCGCGCGTGTCCGTGCTCGTGCTCTCGGACGACTGGGACGACGCCTGGGTGCAGGTCGACGGCGACGCCGAGGTGCTGCACATGCCCGAGGCCGAGGACGCGCTGGTCGACTACTACCGGTGCATCGCCGGCGAGCACCCCGACTGGGACGAGTACCGCGCCGCCATGCGGGTGCAGGGCAAGAGCCTGATCCGGGTCACGCCGACCCGCTGGGGCCCGGTCGCGACGGGCGGGTTCCCGGCCGAGGTGGCCGAGCGCCTGGACGGCTGA
- a CDS encoding alpha-ketoacid dehydrogenase subunit beta: MTFAKAINTGLRAALERDPKVLLMGEDIGALGGVFRVTDGLAKDFGTDRVVDTPLAESGIVGTAIGLALRGYRPVCEIQFDGFIFPAFDQITTQLSKMHYRSRGRLNLPVVIRVPFGGGIGAVEHHSESPEVLFAHTAGLRVVSPSDPQDAYTMIQQAVASPDPVMFFEPKGRYWEKGDVDTDADPLAAASVLDGARVLRPGTDVTLVAHGPTVATALRVADAAAAEGRSVEVVDLRTISPLDITTVAESVRRTGRCVVVHEAPVLYGTGAEVAARVTEECFYHLEAPVLRVGGFHTPYPVAKLEHEYLPGLDRVLDAVDRVLAS, from the coding sequence ATGACGTTCGCCAAGGCGATCAACACGGGCCTGCGGGCCGCGCTGGAGCGGGACCCGAAGGTCCTGCTCATGGGTGAGGACATCGGCGCCCTCGGCGGCGTGTTCCGGGTGACCGACGGGCTGGCGAAGGACTTCGGCACCGACCGGGTCGTCGACACCCCGCTCGCGGAGTCCGGCATCGTCGGCACCGCGATCGGCCTCGCGCTGCGCGGCTACCGCCCGGTGTGCGAGATCCAGTTCGACGGGTTCATCTTCCCGGCGTTCGACCAGATCACGACCCAGCTGTCGAAGATGCACTACCGGTCCCGCGGCCGGCTGAACCTCCCGGTCGTCATCCGGGTGCCGTTCGGCGGCGGCATCGGCGCGGTCGAGCACCACAGCGAGTCGCCCGAGGTGCTGTTCGCGCACACCGCCGGCCTGCGCGTGGTCAGCCCGTCCGACCCGCAGGACGCGTACACGATGATCCAGCAGGCGGTCGCCTCGCCGGACCCGGTGATGTTCTTCGAGCCCAAGGGCCGGTACTGGGAGAAGGGCGACGTCGACACCGACGCCGACCCGCTCGCCGCCGCCTCCGTCCTGGACGGCGCGCGCGTGCTCCGCCCGGGCACCGACGTCACGCTCGTCGCGCACGGCCCGACCGTCGCCACGGCCCTGCGGGTCGCCGACGCGGCCGCCGCCGAGGGGCGCAGCGTGGAGGTCGTCGACCTGCGCACGATCTCGCCCCTCGACATCACCACGGTCGCCGAGTCGGTGCGGCGCACCGGCCGGTGCGTCGTCGTGCACGAGGCCCCGGTCCTGTACGGCACCGGCGCCGAGGTCGCGGCGCGGGTCACCGAGGAGTGCTTCTACCACCTCGAGGCGCCCGTGCTCCGGGTCGGCGGGTTCCACACCCCGTACCCCGTGGCCAAGCTGGAGCACGAGTACCTGCCCGGGCTCGACCGCGTCCTCGACGCCGTCGACCGCGTGCTCGCCTCCTGA
- a CDS encoding copper resistance CopC family protein, with product MIPSERPTPALARPVRDGARARVAAAPAPAPRALAAVAALLLALAAVLLTAGRADAHNALLGTDPADGSTVDAPPARITLTFDQPAQSLGTEIVVLGPDGGTVSEGTAELVDNTVSQALAADLPAGAYSVEWRVTSADGHPLSGTLAFTATSGAAAAAPAAPETIEPTAEPTTSTPAEEPAPEATVSATLAPQQELAEDEDAGVAAGVVAAIVVAVLAAGAVAVFVVRERRRSHGTGSPGDTDGTDGPTGTTGGDGRAEG from the coding sequence GTGATCCCCTCCGAGCGCCCGACCCCCGCCCTCGCCCGCCCCGTCCGCGACGGCGCCCGCGCCCGCGTGGCCGCCGCGCCGGCCCCGGCGCCCCGCGCGCTCGCCGCCGTCGCCGCGCTGCTGCTGGCGCTCGCGGCCGTGCTGCTGACCGCGGGCCGCGCCGACGCGCACAACGCGCTGCTGGGCACCGACCCGGCCGACGGGTCGACCGTGGACGCCCCGCCCGCGCGCATCACGCTGACGTTCGACCAGCCGGCGCAGTCGCTCGGCACCGAGATCGTCGTGCTCGGGCCGGACGGCGGCACCGTGAGCGAGGGGACCGCCGAGCTCGTGGACAACACGGTCTCCCAGGCGCTCGCCGCCGACCTGCCCGCCGGCGCCTACTCCGTCGAGTGGCGGGTCACCTCGGCCGACGGCCACCCGCTGTCCGGCACGCTGGCGTTCACCGCGACGTCCGGGGCCGCGGCCGCGGCCCCGGCGGCGCCCGAGACGATCGAGCCGACCGCCGAGCCGACGACGTCGACCCCGGCCGAGGAGCCGGCGCCCGAGGCCACGGTCTCGGCGACGCTCGCGCCGCAGCAGGAGCTCGCCGAGGACGAGGACGCCGGGGTGGCGGCCGGCGTGGTCGCCGCGATCGTCGTGGCCGTGCTGGCCGCGGGCGCGGTCGCCGTGTTCGTGGTGCGCGAGCGCCGCCGGTCGCACGGCACCGGGTCGCCGGGCGACACCGACGGCACCGACGGCCCGACCGGCACCACCGGCGGGGACGGCCGGGCGGAGGGCTGA
- a CDS encoding PP2C family protein-serine/threonine phosphatase translates to MTESTTPGVVTPPAWPGRAGRPADPLDGGPIAVLLVEDDDGDALLVEEHLSDAGLDARLVRARTLDEATARLDVDCVLLDLGLPDSVGLGALQTLLSAGAPAVVVLTGRTDTETGLQAVAAGAQDYLVKGEVDGELLGRSVRYAVQRRRLQAVDRELYRSMVRAEETVRLESALLPRPSVQDDRLEVRVGYRAGRDGVLGGDFYDVIERPDGTVLAIVGDVCGHGPDEAALGAVLRTAWRTLVLAGTTTPELLPLLERVLESERARDEVFTTMSMVEIAPDRSTVDLYLAGHPVPFLLGDPGAGRPSELLPRELRGRALGIPVDGAWRPRRLELGDRWRLMMYTDGVLEATISGTHERIGKAGLLELVDGVLAGAPADPVDEVLREVRRRHGGELVDDTAVVVLGWGGAPA, encoded by the coding sequence GTGACCGAGAGCACGACGCCGGGCGTGGTGACGCCGCCCGCGTGGCCCGGCCGCGCCGGTCGCCCCGCCGACCCCCTGGACGGCGGCCCCATCGCGGTGCTGCTGGTCGAGGACGACGACGGCGACGCGCTCCTCGTGGAGGAGCACCTGTCCGACGCGGGCCTGGACGCGCGCCTGGTGCGGGCGCGGACGCTCGACGAGGCCACCGCGCGCCTCGACGTCGACTGCGTCCTGCTCGACCTGGGCCTGCCCGACTCCGTGGGTCTCGGCGCGCTGCAGACCCTGCTGTCGGCCGGCGCCCCGGCGGTGGTCGTGCTCACCGGGCGGACCGACACCGAGACCGGGTTGCAGGCGGTCGCCGCCGGCGCGCAGGACTACCTGGTCAAGGGCGAGGTCGACGGCGAGCTGCTCGGCCGCTCGGTGCGGTACGCGGTGCAGCGACGCCGCCTGCAGGCCGTCGACCGCGAGCTGTACCGCAGCATGGTCCGGGCGGAGGAGACCGTGCGGCTGGAGAGCGCGCTGCTGCCGCGCCCGTCCGTCCAGGACGACCGCCTGGAGGTGCGCGTGGGTTACCGCGCGGGCCGGGACGGCGTGCTCGGCGGCGACTTCTACGACGTGATCGAGCGCCCCGACGGCACGGTGCTCGCGATCGTCGGGGACGTCTGCGGGCACGGCCCGGACGAGGCCGCGCTCGGCGCGGTGCTGCGCACGGCCTGGCGCACCCTGGTGCTCGCCGGCACGACGACCCCCGAGCTGCTGCCCCTGCTGGAGCGGGTGCTCGAGTCCGAGCGGGCCCGCGACGAGGTCTTCACCACGATGTCGATGGTCGAGATCGCGCCCGACCGCTCGACGGTCGACCTGTACCTGGCGGGCCACCCGGTGCCGTTCCTGCTCGGCGACCCCGGCGCGGGGCGGCCGTCGGAGCTGCTGCCGCGCGAGCTGCGCGGGCGCGCCCTCGGCATCCCGGTGGACGGCGCCTGGCGGCCCCGGCGGCTGGAGCTGGGCGACCGGTGGCGGCTCATGATGTACACGGACGGCGTGCTGGAGGCGACGATCAGCGGGACCCACGAGCGGATCGGCAAGGCCGGCCTGCTGGAGCTGGTGGACGGGGTGCTGGCCGGCGCGCCGGCGGACCCGGTGGACGAGGTGCTGCGCGAGGTGCGCCGCCGGCACGGCGGCGAGCTCGTCGACGACACCGCCGTCGTCGTGCTCGGCTGGGGCGGGGCCCCCGCGTGA
- a CDS encoding RadC family protein: MRTPMLADLDPDQRPRERMLRLGADALSDVELVALLLGSGRRGASALDTARDLLVAHGGLAGLAHADPPALLRSPGVGPAKATRVVAALALARRFGTSTDRRATVRTPADVARLAAPLLAGPADGRVVAVAGDRAARLLGAVVVPGASAHDEPFAVREVLAETLRRGGVTLALAHRHDPEDPDPHPADGRAFAALAEAAAHCGVRVLDSLVLRGDVWTSAAATPAPGAG, encoded by the coding sequence ATGCGGACCCCGATGCTCGCCGACCTCGACCCGGACCAGCGCCCCCGGGAGCGGATGCTGCGCCTGGGCGCCGACGCGCTGTCGGACGTCGAGCTGGTCGCGCTGCTGCTCGGCTCGGGGCGGCGCGGAGCCAGCGCCCTCGACACCGCCCGCGACCTGCTGGTCGCGCACGGCGGGCTGGCCGGTCTCGCGCACGCGGACCCGCCCGCGCTGCTGCGTTCCCCCGGCGTCGGCCCCGCCAAGGCCACGCGCGTGGTCGCCGCCCTCGCGCTGGCCCGCCGGTTCGGGACGTCGACCGACCGGCGGGCGACGGTCCGCACCCCGGCCGACGTCGCCCGGCTCGCGGCCCCGCTGCTCGCCGGGCCGGCGGACGGCCGGGTGGTGGCGGTCGCCGGCGACCGGGCCGCACGGCTGCTCGGCGCCGTCGTCGTGCCCGGGGCGTCCGCGCACGACGAGCCGTTCGCGGTGCGCGAGGTGCTGGCCGAGACCCTGCGCCGCGGCGGGGTCACGCTCGCGCTCGCGCACCGGCACGACCCGGAGGACCCGGACCCGCACCCCGCCGACGGCCGGGCATTCGCCGCGCTCGCCGAGGCCGCCGCGCACTGCGGCGTCCGGGTGCTCGACAGCCTCGTCCTGCGCGGCGACGTGTGGACGTCGGCGGCGGCCACCCCCGCGCCGGGGGCAGGATGA
- a CDS encoding DUF2207 domain-containing protein, with protein MEPSPDMLGPALVVLAVGFAIEVVRIVREQPPVDPSRPTWPPRQPVPPAGVSVLVGAHVLRWRRRSATAQVAELVRRGALRLDPADPARVEVVDPRALDPVEHAFVAALVGTEPRIGSRAHLRADDVELAGRVREVQAAVNALVLDLGLRYRPARRPERVPLRLALVALAVVAAAMAVQDPRAWFVVISLAFPALLGRRREVVRPLTAAGAALRDDLRGLKDWLRFADLDEPADLGPLLPWAVVFGELGPWRARGGDEGPALRALLVALGGDRPEQGTDDEQPGDAWQDQATGGSRAEHDGAYVPTSD; from the coding sequence ATGGAACCGTCGCCCGACATGCTCGGCCCCGCGCTGGTCGTCCTCGCCGTGGGCTTCGCGATCGAGGTCGTCCGCATCGTCCGGGAGCAGCCGCCCGTCGACCCGAGCCGCCCGACCTGGCCGCCCCGGCAGCCCGTCCCGCCCGCCGGGGTGAGCGTGCTCGTCGGCGCGCACGTGCTCCGGTGGCGTCGGCGCAGCGCCACCGCGCAGGTCGCCGAGCTCGTGCGCCGGGGCGCTCTCCGGCTCGACCCCGCCGACCCCGCGCGCGTCGAGGTGGTCGACCCGCGCGCGCTGGACCCGGTCGAGCACGCGTTCGTCGCCGCGCTCGTCGGCACCGAGCCCCGCATCGGCAGTCGCGCGCACCTGCGGGCCGACGACGTCGAGCTCGCGGGCCGGGTGCGGGAGGTGCAGGCCGCGGTCAACGCGCTCGTGCTCGACCTCGGCCTGCGGTACCGCCCGGCGCGGCGCCCCGAGCGGGTGCCGCTGCGGCTGGCGCTCGTGGCGCTCGCCGTCGTCGCCGCCGCGATGGCGGTGCAGGACCCCCGCGCCTGGTTCGTGGTGATCTCGCTGGCGTTCCCGGCGCTGCTCGGGCGGCGGCGCGAGGTGGTCCGGCCGCTGACCGCCGCCGGCGCGGCCCTCCGCGACGACCTGCGCGGCCTCAAGGACTGGCTGCGGTTCGCCGACCTCGACGAGCCCGCCGACCTCGGGCCGCTGCTCCCGTGGGCCGTCGTGTTCGGCGAGCTGGGGCCGTGGCGGGCGCGCGGCGGCGACGAGGGGCCGGCGCTGCGCGCGCTCCTCGTCGCGCTCGGCGGTGACCGGCCGGAGCAGGGCACGGACGACGAGCAGCCCGGCGACGCGTGGCAGGACCAGGCCACCGGCGGCAGCCGCGCCGAGCACGACGGCGCGTACGTGCCGACGTCGGACTGA
- a CDS encoding phage holin family protein, which produces MSFVLRVLISGVALWLAEVLLPGISIVGADSTWGRIGVILAVALVFGIVNAIVKPIVNIISIPLYILTLGLFTLVVNALMLMLTAWITEQTDWGLRIDDFGDAFIGALIVSVVSFALSVAIPRSRDR; this is translated from the coding sequence ATGAGCTTCGTGCTGCGGGTCCTGATCAGCGGCGTCGCCCTGTGGCTGGCCGAGGTGCTGCTGCCGGGCATCTCGATCGTCGGCGCCGACAGCACGTGGGGGCGGATCGGCGTGATCCTCGCGGTCGCGCTGGTGTTCGGGATCGTCAACGCGATCGTGAAGCCGATCGTGAACATCATCTCGATCCCGCTGTACATCCTCACGCTGGGCCTGTTCACGCTGGTCGTCAACGCGCTGATGCTCATGCTCACCGCGTGGATCACCGAGCAGACCGACTGGGGCCTGCGGATCGACGACTTCGGCGACGCGTTCATCGGCGCGCTCATCGTCTCCGTGGTGTCGTTCGCGCTGAGCGTCGCGATCCCCCGCAGCCGCGACCGCTGA
- a CDS encoding NUDIX domain-containing protein, with protein MTDAHPVLRIAAAVIVDDAGRWLLVRKRDTAAYMQAGGKIEPGEDPRAAVVREIGEELAVVVDPARVRDLGRRDAPAANEPGHHLEAHVFAVDGVTGAVPAAEIAEAVWVTPAEAALLPLAPLTVDLLREAGTAA; from the coding sequence GTGACCGACGCCCACCCCGTCCTCCGGATCGCCGCGGCGGTCATCGTCGACGACGCGGGCCGGTGGCTCCTCGTCCGCAAGCGGGACACCGCCGCCTACATGCAGGCGGGCGGCAAGATCGAGCCCGGCGAGGACCCGCGCGCCGCGGTGGTCCGGGAGATCGGCGAGGAGCTCGCCGTCGTCGTGGACCCGGCACGGGTCCGGGACCTCGGCCGCCGGGACGCCCCCGCCGCGAACGAGCCCGGCCACCACCTCGAGGCGCACGTGTTCGCCGTGGACGGGGTGACCGGCGCGGTCCCGGCCGCGGAGATCGCCGAGGCGGTGTGGGTGACGCCGGCCGAGGCCGCGCTGCTGCCGCTCGCGCCGCTCACCGTCGACCTGCTGCGCGAGGCGGGAACGGCGGCGTAG
- a CDS encoding dihydrolipoamide acetyltransferase family protein, producing MPSFQQFRLPDAGEGLTEAEIAAWHVAVGDTVAINQTIVEIETAKSLVDLPSPYAGVVTRLLVEEGTTVEVGTPIIEIDTDPTGDAPADLAPGAGPEVPVHGPTSDADPVQAGAPVARHASAPAAEAEEPGGAVLVGYGTAAAPTARRARFTSAEGDVDAGAAGPDATGAGAAEVRPTTAGPGASRGAAPAPAAPAAMPTVRPGAVPTGEPAAVSGRRALAKPPVRKLARDLGVDLDSVVPTGPGGIVTREDVLAHQAAAEARVLATYPADDQPWLASGTVSPDGRQTRVPVKSVRKRTAEAMVTSAFTAPHVTVFQTVDVTRTMKLVQRLRQDKEFADVRVTPLLIAAKALLLAVRRHPDVNASWDEAAQEIVYKHYVNLGIAAATPRGLVVPNIKDAHRLGLHDLAEGLAALTSTARAGKVTPRDMSDGTITITNVGVFGIDTGTPILNPGEAAILAFGAIREQPWVHKGKIKVRHVTQLALSVDHRLVDGALGSMVLADVAAVLEDPAQALVWG from the coding sequence GTGCCGTCCTTCCAGCAGTTCCGCCTCCCCGACGCCGGCGAGGGCCTCACCGAGGCCGAGATCGCCGCCTGGCACGTCGCCGTCGGCGACACCGTGGCGATCAACCAGACGATCGTGGAGATCGAGACGGCGAAGTCGCTGGTCGACCTGCCGAGCCCGTACGCGGGCGTGGTGACGCGGCTGCTGGTCGAGGAGGGCACGACGGTCGAGGTCGGCACCCCGATCATCGAGATCGACACCGACCCGACCGGGGACGCCCCCGCGGACCTCGCGCCCGGCGCCGGACCCGAGGTGCCGGTGCACGGGCCGACCTCGGACGCCGACCCGGTGCAGGCGGGGGCCCCGGTGGCGCGGCACGCGTCGGCGCCGGCCGCCGAGGCCGAGGAGCCGGGCGGTGCGGTGCTGGTCGGCTACGGCACCGCGGCCGCGCCGACCGCGCGCCGGGCCCGGTTCACCTCCGCCGAGGGCGACGTCGACGCGGGCGCGGCCGGCCCGGACGCGACCGGCGCGGGTGCCGCCGAGGTCCGGCCCACGACCGCGGGCCCGGGTGCCTCGCGCGGCGCCGCGCCGGCGCCCGCCGCGCCCGCGGCCATGCCCACCGTCCGGCCGGGAGCCGTGCCGACGGGCGAGCCCGCCGCGGTCTCCGGCCGCCGCGCCCTGGCCAAGCCGCCGGTGCGCAAGCTCGCCCGCGACCTCGGCGTGGACCTCGACTCCGTCGTGCCGACCGGCCCGGGCGGGATCGTGACCCGCGAGGACGTGCTCGCCCACCAGGCCGCCGCCGAGGCGCGGGTCCTCGCCACCTACCCCGCCGACGACCAGCCCTGGCTCGCGTCCGGCACGGTGTCGCCCGACGGGCGGCAGACCCGGGTCCCGGTGAAGTCGGTCCGCAAGCGGACGGCGGAGGCGATGGTCACCTCCGCGTTCACCGCGCCGCACGTCACGGTGTTCCAGACCGTCGACGTCACCCGCACGATGAAGCTCGTGCAGCGGCTCCGGCAGGACAAGGAGTTCGCGGACGTCCGGGTCACCCCGCTGCTGATCGCCGCCAAGGCGCTGCTGCTCGCCGTGCGCCGGCACCCGGACGTCAACGCGTCCTGGGACGAGGCCGCGCAGGAGATCGTCTACAAGCACTACGTGAACCTGGGCATCGCCGCGGCGACCCCGCGCGGGCTCGTCGTGCCGAACATCAAGGACGCGCACCGGCTCGGGCTGCACGACCTGGCCGAGGGCCTCGCCGCGCTGACCTCCACGGCGCGCGCGGGCAAGGTCACGCCGCGCGACATGTCCGACGGCACCATCACCATCACCAACGTGGGCGTGTTCGGCATCGACACCGGCACCCCGATCCTCAACCCGGGCGAGGCCGCGATCCTCGCGTTCGGCGCGATCCGTGAGCAGCCCTGGGTGCACAAGGGGAAGATCAAGGTCCGGCACGTCACGCAGCTCGCGCTGAGCGTCGACCACCGCCTCGTGGACGGCGCGCTCGGCTCGATGGTGCTGGCGGACGTCGCGGCGGTCCTCGAGGACCCGGCGCAGGCGCTGGTCTGGGGCTGA
- a CDS encoding ATP-binding protein has protein sequence MVAGVVLALVFVGSGVALWRMLDAQDLVTERYFTAITNGETAYTQLVDGETAVRGYALTGFDGTLEPYENAQDATEAFAAVAAGGASEPVREAAAAAVAAAERWDEEFAQPTIAAVAAGGPAAVTAEEIEGGRTLFDETRTAVQDYLDVLRERRLEAASDLAMWTRVVIGSLVALVIAGAVAGAVLWRTLRSWIAEPLDALATDARAVSEGDLHHVVRTTGPGEIADLADAVERMRLGLVAQVQAVEAQRAEIADAHDRLADQAEELRRSNRDLEQFAYVASHDLQEPLRKVASFTQLLQKRYGGQMDERADQYIAFAVDGAKRMQQLIQDLLGFSRVGRLGGELADVPLADALGAALDNLDNLVEDTGAVVTYDELPVVRGERPLLVQLLQNLVGNAIKFRDPERPPVVRISARRVGDSWELECRDNGIGIDPQYAERVFVIFQRLHPKDLYEGTGIGLALCKKIVEYHGGRIWLGEPDGPGTSIRWTLPAVDEPADDRLDQDGREAEGSE, from the coding sequence GTGGTCGCGGGCGTCGTGCTGGCCCTGGTGTTCGTCGGCTCGGGCGTCGCCCTCTGGCGGATGCTCGACGCCCAGGACCTGGTGACCGAGCGGTACTTCACCGCCATCACGAACGGCGAGACGGCGTACACGCAGCTCGTCGACGGCGAGACCGCGGTGCGCGGCTACGCCCTCACCGGCTTCGACGGCACGCTCGAGCCGTACGAGAACGCGCAGGACGCGACCGAGGCGTTCGCCGCCGTGGCCGCGGGCGGGGCCTCGGAGCCCGTCCGCGAGGCGGCGGCGGCCGCGGTCGCGGCGGCGGAGCGCTGGGACGAGGAGTTCGCGCAGCCGACGATCGCCGCCGTCGCCGCGGGCGGCCCCGCCGCGGTGACCGCGGAGGAGATCGAAGGCGGCCGCACGCTGTTCGACGAGACGCGCACCGCGGTCCAGGACTACCTGGACGTGCTGCGCGAGCGGCGCCTCGAGGCGGCGTCGGACCTCGCCATGTGGACGCGGGTCGTCATCGGCTCGCTGGTCGCGCTCGTGATCGCGGGCGCCGTCGCGGGCGCCGTGCTGTGGCGGACGCTGCGCTCGTGGATCGCCGAGCCGCTGGACGCGCTCGCCACCGACGCGCGCGCGGTCAGCGAGGGCGACCTGCACCACGTCGTGCGGACCACCGGCCCGGGGGAGATCGCCGACCTCGCCGACGCGGTCGAGCGGATGCGGCTGGGCCTGGTCGCCCAGGTGCAGGCGGTCGAGGCCCAGCGTGCCGAGATCGCCGACGCGCACGACCGGCTCGCGGACCAGGCGGAGGAGCTGCGCCGGTCCAACCGCGACCTCGAGCAGTTCGCCTACGTCGCCTCGCACGACCTGCAGGAGCCGCTGCGCAAGGTCGCCTCGTTCACCCAGCTGCTGCAGAAGCGGTACGGCGGGCAGATGGACGAGCGAGCGGACCAGTACATCGCGTTCGCCGTCGACGGGGCGAAGCGGATGCAGCAGCTCATCCAGGACCTGCTCGGGTTCTCCCGGGTCGGCCGGCTGGGCGGCGAGCTCGCGGACGTGCCGCTGGCCGACGCGCTCGGTGCCGCGCTCGACAACCTGGACAACCTGGTCGAGGACACCGGGGCCGTCGTCACGTACGACGAGCTGCCGGTCGTGCGCGGCGAGCGCCCGCTGCTCGTCCAGCTGCTGCAGAACCTCGTCGGCAACGCGATCAAGTTCCGCGACCCCGAGCGGCCGCCGGTGGTCCGGATCAGCGCCCGGCGGGTGGGAGACTCGTGGGAGCTCGAGTGCCGGGACAACGGGATCGGCATCGACCCGCAGTACGCGGAGCGCGTGTTCGTGATCTTCCAGCGGCTGCACCCCAAGGACCTGTACGAGGGCACCGGCATCGGCCTCGCCCTGTGCAAGAAGATCGTGGAGTACCACGGCGGTCGGATCTGGCTCGGCGAGCCCGACGGCCCGGGCACCAGCATCCGCTGGACGCTCCCGGCGGTCGACGAGCCGGCGGACGACCGCCTGGACCAGGACGGCCGAGAGGCCGAGGGATCGGAGTGA
- a CDS encoding response regulator encodes MTREAFEDNKVANRLAVVSDGVSALAFLRKEGEHADAPTPDLVLLDLNLPRMDGREVLEAMKNDDALRSIPVVVLTTSEAEEDVVRSYSLHANAYVTKPVDFERFIEVVRQIDEFFVEVVRLPQR; translated from the coding sequence ATGACGCGCGAGGCGTTCGAGGACAACAAGGTCGCGAACCGGCTGGCGGTCGTCTCCGACGGCGTCAGCGCGCTGGCGTTCCTGCGCAAGGAGGGCGAGCACGCCGACGCCCCGACGCCGGACCTCGTGCTCCTCGACCTCAACCTGCCGCGCATGGACGGCCGCGAGGTGCTGGAGGCGATGAAGAACGACGACGCGCTCCGCAGCATCCCGGTCGTCGTGCTCACCACCTCGGAGGCCGAGGAGGACGTCGTGCGCTCCTACTCGCTGCACGCCAACGCCTACGTGACGAAGCCCGTCGACTTCGAGCGGTTCATCGAGGTCGTCCGCCAGATCGACGAGTTCTTCGTCGAGGTCGTGCGGCTGCCGCAGCGCTGA